From Electrophorus electricus isolate fEleEle1 chromosome 8, fEleEle1.pri, whole genome shotgun sequence, the proteins below share one genomic window:
- the tuft1b gene encoding tuftelin 1b: MLTDEASQIQEVRYCLKTLREQMATRYNNNNKFPANGIRVCVPISKLPVSSTCVGEPVSEIQEQECVRLKEGTQCLYTQLWEMERRNQEEREALQQENRKLQTHLEVQTERVQQAESKMQRQDQHTEKLQRLLGDLEMENSTLHDKMAAREAELQELRALKDGENENKCEKLEKELIIQKEKIHHLDDMVKSQQRKVRHMIEQLQNSRTVIEERDHFISDLEEKVAFLEAENREMHDQMDFYLGNQTSDTCQSEKEPQIVYSKPLTPTSPGNKSLPFIKVIEIKS, from the exons ATGTTGACTGATGAGGCATCACAAATTCAGGAG GTGAGGTACTGTCTGAAGACCCTGAGGGAGCAAATGGCAACCAGatataacaacaataataag TTTCCAGCCAATGgcatcagagtgtgtgttccCATCAGCAAATTACCTGTCTCTAGCACCTGTGTAGGTGAGCCTGTCTCTGAGATCCAG gagcaagagtgtgtgaggtTGAAAGAGGGGACACAGTGTCTGTATACTCAACTGTGGGAAATGGAAAGGAGAAAccaagaggagagagaggcattGCAA CAAGAGAACAGAAAGCTCCAGACGCATCTCGAAGTGCAAACTGAGCGTGTGCAGCAGGCTGAGAGCAAGATGCAGAGGCAGGACCAGCACACTGAGAAACTGCAAAGGCTTCTGGGAGACCTGGAGATGGAGAACTCCACACTGCATGATAAAATGGCAGCCAGAGAGGCTGAGCTTCAAGAACTGAGAGCACTAAAAGATGGGGAAAATGAGAACAA aTGTGAGAAGCTGGAGAAAGAGCTGATCATTCAGAAGGAGAAAATCCACCATCTAGATGACATGGTGAAGAGCCAACAGAGGAAAGTCAGACACATGATTGAACag CTTCAGAATTCGCGGACTGTTATAGAGGAGAGAGATCATTTCATTAGTGACCTGGAGGAAAAGGTGGCTTTCCTCGAGGCAGAG AACCGAGAAATGCATGACCAGATGGACTTCTATCTGGGTAACCAGACATCCGATACTTGCCAGTCAGAGAAGGAACCCCAGATTGTCTACAG CAAACCTTTGACACCAACAAGTCCTGGGAACAAGTCTCTGCCCTTCatcaaagtaattgagatcaaGTCCTGA